Proteins from one Embleya scabrispora genomic window:
- a CDS encoding SDR family oxidoreductase, producing the protein MTDTDHLRGRIALVTGAARSLGADIVRRLARDGAHVIVNYFHSVEQAKLLEAELEQGGHSCEFIRASVAKTGEIDRIFDLVAERHGGLDILINNAAGGAFLPLLDIDDTYWQRAWSTNVMAAYHCSRRAAELMAGRDNANILCLSSVGAHLPIPGYGPGGVTKAALESLVRYLALELLPQGIRVNTVQLGTVDSEFVENLDNPPAALGDPATTSELMSRALSTPEAATLIVHLLHPNSGFITGQTIVADGGIAIGGMQGARLHSKLADRVGIPARGRPIPSVAARTAPPEADGSGPEPPKAARSGPDTTPSPTPDPTPRFDPEAIAVVGLGLVLPGANSTDDFWDRLREGTPIRSEPSAFDLKHFWAPTRDDTDAFYVREAGYVRNFVPDPASITEPHGNVDHPGWPRTNRWLRHCAVRALAGVGRRPTDRWFVATTGIHDQTGLGSQAVVLGDEYRRMVREAIPADREGDWLAESADQAIDAHYAGDGGNPQAYLPASVSRNALRGLIPDDAQHLTLDSACASGLFALDAAVKALRDGSCDVAFAGGTSVIEPIGFTLFCRAQGISMSGNVRPFDQAADGTVIGEGAVMLTLKPYARAVADGDRVLGVVRGSGLAADGRGKGIHAPATRGQESAIARAWADAGVEADDVDWIVAHGTGTPVGDEIELRSLLSRLGPRRRACLVTSNKQIFGHTGVLAGLVSVAHALIAFEREAIPGQCVVTDPHPVLGDGSRLTVPLVEAPWPAEHTRPRVVGVSAFGLGGADAHVVLSDRVPRAAPATRRGGAGVADTEDLVVVGWNTHLPGLGAEDVPAWLTGGGPPPDAGFGLPYPLPSPRQVRIPPLTMRHMDAAHLMTLQALGPLLERLGEPGNRLRPTTAVVVGSSLPTTHNTRAALRVHATECAAAFDILPDPAQARRLREYLAKGMAEAAGVIPGDLNEDDFTGAVSCILSGRAANYYDFRGMGVSVYAHRDSAHTGLDLALRQLRHRACDLALVGAVCLRPISGWDRHLAGLVPQGRSIAEGAAVLAIARRSTAREHGLPILGTLSTCLAGDDAGAVPAHALPVLTDTGHTYLSLDALLTILKAVVTGTSTVVTPAAPGSPPIRFAPPTEPQPPRAERAERADHTVSASTAPDRIASQGDTTPDSVVRREHTEEYLGRRQTVRLVPTTPPPEEAAAAAIPPGTVVITDSPDLAAAAGGPDIAVWAPTSGIGATTHVPPEDAPTALAGLAFIPRHVRILTRLPEDDGTPDGDGADDAETARMEALQDLTFTTLQAALPALRNGGSLAAALLGAIPDDLPTPSSALIVGLVRSVRAEIRQCGGAALLTDTPDAATALALLARAAGAQVPTHTLACRAGTWLTMAVVDDNAAPVPAPRAQLPPGAVVVAFGGARGITPEIMHALAHAVDRPHMYVVGRTPPPEPDEILPAQAEFIITERRKRPDASVGELRADYERAQARLEVGRTMRRLAELCGADRVHHRVCDVLDAERTTAVLGEVLDRHGHIDLLVNTVLELRSRALHAKTLADFRAVRATKATGYRNLKRALAGRPPRTWVNFGTLAALAPAPGDVDYCTANEYLAYASARARRHAPPDRHEFAILWSGWLEAGVASSITMRETLKRNRMDAYIDNALGSAQFLAAVARPPAGGVTFFVREDERTLLHTRGIAAHGSPDDLRMPTPDMPPPAAPDPGLRTPLLDGVLYRGTSWVVLTKTWDPRTLAEQDGRWMRHHRVNGEYTLPGTFTLEAAAGAAALVCPDLVVTGFRDLICRTSITVGPTGPPRTVTVEARVTSLRRDRAEVAVRMTTHRVGRNGRVLRFNDLLCETNVRLARRYPTLAPPPDSSTHRPEPDFAMPVYTPDPPISLTGPFAGTRDHARGADGNSAAFGFDHAAWAPALGDTMVPAILLDAMVHLLLLPPIGELPPRVGPMAGLGEVDLGGPGNDCRLGAEHPTIRLYCDFATGVLTAATAEGRTLARIASVAAHDPDHPGELVRPLADARPSIVS; encoded by the coding sequence ATGACCGACACCGACCACCTCCGCGGGAGGATCGCCCTGGTCACCGGCGCGGCGAGAAGCCTCGGCGCGGACATCGTCCGCCGGCTGGCGCGCGACGGCGCCCACGTGATCGTCAACTACTTCCACTCCGTCGAGCAGGCGAAGCTGCTCGAGGCTGAGCTCGAACAGGGCGGCCACAGTTGCGAGTTCATCCGCGCCTCGGTGGCCAAGACCGGCGAGATCGACCGCATCTTCGATCTGGTGGCCGAGCGGCACGGCGGCCTGGACATCCTGATCAACAACGCCGCCGGCGGCGCGTTCCTCCCCCTGCTCGACATCGACGACACCTACTGGCAACGGGCGTGGTCGACCAATGTGATGGCGGCCTACCATTGTTCGCGCCGGGCGGCCGAGTTGATGGCCGGCCGGGACAACGCGAACATCCTGTGCCTGTCCAGCGTCGGCGCCCACCTGCCGATCCCGGGATACGGCCCCGGCGGGGTCACCAAGGCAGCCCTGGAATCGCTGGTCCGCTACCTGGCCCTCGAACTCCTCCCCCAGGGCATCCGCGTCAACACCGTGCAACTGGGCACCGTGGACAGCGAGTTCGTCGAGAACCTGGACAATCCCCCGGCGGCCCTGGGCGACCCGGCCACGACGAGCGAACTGATGAGCCGTGCCCTCTCGACACCGGAGGCCGCCACGTTGATCGTCCACCTCCTCCACCCGAACTCCGGCTTCATCACCGGACAGACCATCGTCGCCGACGGTGGCATAGCCATCGGCGGCATGCAGGGCGCCCGCCTGCACAGCAAGCTGGCGGACCGCGTGGGTATCCCCGCCCGCGGCCGACCGATCCCGTCGGTGGCGGCGCGAACCGCGCCGCCCGAGGCGGACGGGTCCGGCCCCGAACCACCGAAGGCGGCGCGCTCGGGGCCCGACACGACGCCATCCCCGACACCCGATCCGACGCCGCGGTTCGACCCCGAGGCGATCGCCGTGGTCGGCCTCGGCCTGGTCCTGCCGGGTGCGAACTCCACCGACGACTTCTGGGATCGGCTGCGTGAGGGCACCCCGATCCGCAGTGAGCCGTCCGCCTTCGACCTGAAGCACTTCTGGGCACCCACCCGCGATGACACCGACGCCTTCTACGTTCGCGAGGCCGGCTACGTCCGGAACTTCGTACCCGACCCCGCCTCGATCACCGAACCGCACGGCAACGTCGACCACCCGGGGTGGCCGCGCACCAACCGCTGGCTGCGCCACTGCGCCGTCCGAGCCCTGGCCGGAGTGGGCCGGCGCCCGACCGACCGCTGGTTCGTCGCGACCACCGGCATCCACGACCAGACCGGACTCGGCTCCCAGGCCGTGGTGCTCGGCGACGAGTACCGGCGCATGGTCCGCGAGGCGATCCCGGCCGACCGGGAAGGCGACTGGTTGGCCGAGTCGGCCGACCAGGCGATCGACGCGCACTACGCCGGCGACGGCGGAAACCCGCAGGCGTACCTGCCCGCGTCCGTCTCCCGCAACGCGCTACGCGGACTGATCCCCGACGATGCCCAACACCTCACCCTCGACTCCGCCTGCGCGAGCGGCCTGTTCGCCCTCGACGCGGCGGTCAAGGCACTGCGCGACGGCTCGTGCGACGTGGCGTTCGCCGGTGGCACCTCGGTGATCGAGCCGATCGGGTTCACCCTCTTCTGTCGGGCCCAGGGCATCTCGATGAGCGGCAACGTACGCCCGTTCGACCAGGCGGCCGACGGGACCGTGATCGGCGAGGGCGCGGTGATGCTCACCCTGAAGCCGTACGCACGGGCCGTGGCGGACGGCGACCGGGTGCTCGGTGTGGTCCGGGGCAGCGGTCTGGCCGCCGACGGGCGGGGCAAGGGCATTCACGCCCCGGCCACCCGCGGCCAGGAATCGGCGATCGCCCGGGCCTGGGCCGACGCGGGCGTCGAGGCCGACGACGTGGACTGGATCGTGGCCCACGGCACCGGGACGCCGGTGGGTGACGAGATCGAACTGCGCTCGCTGCTCTCCCGGTTGGGACCGCGGCGGCGGGCGTGTCTGGTGACGTCGAACAAACAGATCTTCGGCCACACCGGGGTCCTCGCGGGCCTGGTCTCGGTCGCCCACGCGCTGATCGCGTTCGAGCGCGAGGCGATCCCCGGGCAGTGTGTGGTCACCGATCCGCACCCGGTGCTCGGCGACGGCTCGCGGCTGACCGTACCGCTCGTGGAGGCCCCCTGGCCGGCGGAGCACACCCGGCCGCGTGTGGTCGGGGTGTCGGCGTTCGGTCTCGGCGGCGCCGACGCACACGTGGTGCTCTCCGACCGTGTGCCGCGGGCCGCGCCCGCGACGCGGCGCGGTGGGGCGGGCGTCGCCGACACCGAGGACCTGGTCGTCGTCGGCTGGAACACCCACCTGCCCGGTCTCGGCGCGGAGGATGTGCCGGCCTGGCTCACCGGCGGCGGCCCGCCCCCGGACGCCGGCTTCGGGCTGCCCTATCCGCTGCCGTCCCCGCGCCAGGTACGCATCCCACCGCTGACGATGCGGCACATGGACGCCGCGCACCTGATGACGCTCCAGGCCCTGGGCCCGCTGCTGGAGCGGCTCGGCGAGCCGGGCAACCGCCTGCGACCCACGACCGCGGTCGTCGTCGGATCGTCGCTGCCCACCACCCACAACACCCGGGCCGCACTGCGCGTGCACGCCACCGAGTGCGCCGCCGCGTTCGACATCCTGCCCGACCCCGCGCAGGCGCGACGGCTGAGGGAATACCTCGCGAAGGGCATGGCGGAGGCCGCGGGGGTGATTCCCGGCGACCTCAACGAGGACGACTTCACCGGGGCGGTCTCCTGCATCCTGTCCGGCCGGGCCGCGAACTACTACGACTTCCGGGGCATGGGCGTCAGCGTCTACGCGCACCGGGACTCCGCGCACACCGGCCTCGACCTGGCCCTGCGCCAACTCCGGCACCGGGCCTGCGATCTCGCCCTGGTCGGCGCGGTCTGCCTGCGCCCGATCAGCGGGTGGGATCGCCATCTCGCCGGCCTGGTGCCGCAGGGCCGATCCATCGCGGAGGGCGCCGCCGTCCTGGCCATCGCCCGGCGCTCCACCGCGCGCGAGCACGGCCTGCCGATCCTGGGCACCCTGTCCACCTGCCTCGCCGGTGACGACGCCGGCGCCGTGCCCGCGCACGCGCTGCCCGTACTGACCGACACCGGACACACCTACCTCTCGCTCGACGCCCTGCTCACGATCCTGAAGGCGGTCGTCACCGGAACCTCGACCGTCGTCACACCCGCCGCCCCGGGATCACCGCCGATCCGGTTCGCCCCACCGACCGAGCCGCAACCGCCTCGGGCCGAACGGGCCGAACGGGCCGACCACACGGTGTCGGCGTCCACGGCACCCGACCGGATCGCGTCGCAGGGGGACACCACTCCCGACTCGGTCGTCCGGCGGGAGCACACCGAGGAATACCTCGGCCGCCGCCAAACCGTCCGCCTGGTCCCGACGACCCCGCCCCCCGAGGAGGCGGCAGCGGCCGCGATCCCCCCGGGCACCGTCGTGATCACCGACTCCCCCGACCTCGCCGCCGCGGCCGGCGGCCCGGACATCGCCGTCTGGGCCCCGACATCGGGCATCGGCGCCACCACCCACGTCCCGCCCGAGGACGCGCCCACCGCGCTGGCCGGCCTTGCCTTCATCCCCCGCCACGTCCGGATCCTGACCCGACTGCCCGAGGACGACGGCACCCCCGACGGCGACGGCGCGGACGACGCCGAGACCGCCCGCATGGAGGCCCTCCAAGACCTCACGTTCACCACGCTCCAGGCCGCACTGCCCGCCCTGCGCAACGGCGGCTCGCTCGCCGCCGCGCTGCTCGGGGCGATACCGGACGACCTGCCGACCCCGTCGAGCGCGCTGATCGTCGGTCTCGTCCGCTCCGTCCGAGCCGAGATCCGCCAGTGCGGCGGCGCGGCCCTGCTCACCGACACACCGGACGCGGCAACGGCCCTGGCCCTCCTGGCCCGAGCGGCCGGCGCCCAGGTCCCCACGCACACCCTGGCCTGCCGCGCGGGCACCTGGCTCACCATGGCGGTCGTCGACGACAACGCCGCACCGGTTCCCGCGCCGCGGGCCCAACTTCCGCCCGGCGCGGTCGTGGTCGCCTTCGGCGGCGCCCGGGGCATCACCCCCGAGATCATGCACGCGCTGGCCCACGCCGTCGACCGACCCCACATGTACGTCGTCGGCCGCACCCCACCACCGGAACCCGACGAAATCCTGCCGGCACAGGCCGAGTTCATCATCACCGAACGACGCAAACGCCCCGACGCGTCCGTGGGCGAGTTGCGCGCCGACTACGAGCGGGCCCAGGCGCGCCTGGAGGTGGGTCGCACCATGCGCCGGCTGGCCGAGCTGTGCGGCGCCGACCGGGTGCACCACCGGGTGTGCGACGTTCTCGACGCCGAGCGCACCACCGCCGTCCTCGGCGAAGTCCTGGACCGACACGGGCACATCGACCTGCTCGTCAACACCGTCCTGGAGCTGCGCTCACGCGCGCTGCATGCCAAAACCCTCGCCGACTTCCGCGCGGTACGGGCCACCAAGGCGACCGGCTACCGCAACCTCAAACGTGCCCTGGCCGGGCGCCCGCCCCGAACCTGGGTCAACTTCGGCACCCTCGCGGCTCTCGCGCCCGCACCCGGCGACGTCGACTACTGCACCGCCAACGAATACCTCGCATACGCGAGCGCCCGGGCTCGTCGCCACGCACCGCCCGACCGGCACGAGTTCGCGATCCTGTGGAGCGGCTGGCTCGAAGCCGGCGTGGCCAGCAGCATCACGATGCGCGAAACGCTCAAACGCAACCGCATGGACGCCTACATCGACAACGCGCTCGGATCCGCCCAGTTCCTGGCCGCCGTCGCCCGTCCACCGGCCGGCGGGGTGACGTTCTTCGTCCGCGAGGACGAACGCACCCTGCTGCATACCCGCGGGATCGCCGCACACGGCTCGCCCGACGACCTCCGCATGCCCACTCCCGACATGCCGCCGCCCGCCGCGCCGGATCCGGGCCTGCGCACTCCCCTGCTCGACGGCGTCCTGTACCGCGGCACGAGCTGGGTCGTCCTGACCAAGACCTGGGATCCCCGCACCCTGGCCGAACAGGACGGCCGCTGGATGCGCCACCACCGGGTCAACGGCGAGTACACCCTGCCCGGCACGTTCACCCTCGAGGCCGCCGCCGGCGCCGCCGCGCTCGTGTGCCCCGATCTCGTCGTCACCGGATTCCGCGACCTCATCTGCCGAACCTCGATCACGGTCGGACCGACCGGCCCGCCGCGCACCGTCACGGTCGAGGCCCGGGTCACGAGCCTGCGGCGGGATCGCGCCGAAGTCGCCGTCCGGATGACGACCCACCGGGTCGGCCGCAACGGCCGAGTCCTGCGCTTCAACGACCTTCTGTGCGAAACGAACGTGCGCCTGGCCCGGCGGTATCCCACGCTCGCCCCGCCCCCCGACTCCTCGACCCACCGACCCGAACCCGACTTCGCAATGCCCGTCTACACACCCGATCCGCCGATCTCGCTCACCGGCCCGTTCGCCGGCACCCGCGACCACGCCCGCGGGGCCGACGGGAACAGCGCCGCGTTCGGGTTCGATCATGCCGCCTGGGCACCGGCCCTGGGCGACACGATGGTGCCCGCCATCCTGCTGGACGCGATGGTGCACCTGCTGTTGCTGCCACCGATCGGCGAACTCCCGCCCCGAGTCGGCCCGATGGCCGGTCTCGGCGAGGTCGACCTCGGCGGGCCGGGCAACGACTGCCGGCTCGGCGCGGAGCATCCGACCATCCGCCTGTACTGCGACTTCGCCACCGGCGTCCTGACCGCCGCCACCGCCGAAGGTCGCACACTCGCCCGGATCGCCTCGGTCGCCGCGCACGACCCGGACCACCCCGGCGAACTCGTCCGACCCCTCGCCGACGCCCGCCCATCGATCGTTTCGTGA
- a CDS encoding acyltransferase domain-containing protein, whose amino-acid sequence MDSVFVMPGTVPAPRAGILSDFHHRYETVRESLSRIDKAAREMGLPEISPRLIEDNGTSDRRGPEVQYLEIYAVSLATHHMLVAEGVRPVAIVGQSIGELWALAAAGHLAVEDAARLAVARSQALTRQGWGGKMLAVGVDGRRAQSLAGLLDHPHLVLACENAPRQSVLSGPEPLIEFVERVADTLGWPSLRLDVPHPTHTPAMVHAARDLRASAPRVPYGTGRWRVCSPWLGRDVGDDDPVDLVAGALTARVRMLQTIRDLHAGGVDAFVECGEWPVVTKFVEASVPGVRCVVPLSEGDPFEAVRSLAAGPSRGGLFRERVPAPPAPSANGRAAHVSAPAAAATVTLPALPPRRSAGVSAPTPPVAYENPAADPALTTAAPAVPAAVPAASAPGGLDYDAVLDELRVLYGDFLGYPPDLLGADDGLESELGVESLKQVALLGRVSDRFDLPDLRADTSLLTLATLRRIAETVVRARAEVAAR is encoded by the coding sequence ATGGACTCTGTCTTCGTCATGCCCGGTACGGTGCCTGCCCCGCGCGCAGGCATCCTGAGCGACTTCCACCACCGCTACGAGACCGTACGCGAATCCCTGTCCCGGATCGACAAGGCGGCCCGGGAAATGGGATTGCCCGAGATCAGTCCCCGGCTGATCGAGGACAACGGGACGAGCGACCGCCGCGGTCCCGAGGTGCAGTATCTGGAGATCTACGCGGTCAGCCTCGCGACCCACCACATGCTGGTCGCCGAGGGGGTCCGGCCGGTCGCGATCGTCGGGCAGAGCATCGGGGAACTGTGGGCCCTGGCGGCCGCGGGACACCTGGCCGTGGAGGACGCCGCGCGCCTGGCCGTGGCTCGCTCGCAGGCGCTGACCCGACAGGGCTGGGGCGGCAAGATGCTCGCGGTCGGTGTCGACGGCCGCCGAGCGCAGTCGCTCGCCGGGTTGCTCGACCATCCCCACCTGGTGCTGGCCTGCGAGAACGCTCCTCGGCAGAGTGTGCTCAGCGGCCCGGAGCCGTTGATCGAGTTCGTGGAACGGGTGGCGGACACTCTGGGGTGGCCGAGTCTGCGGCTTGATGTCCCGCATCCGACGCACACCCCGGCGATGGTGCATGCCGCGCGGGACCTGCGGGCGAGCGCGCCGCGGGTACCGTACGGCACCGGGCGTTGGCGGGTGTGCTCCCCATGGCTGGGCCGGGACGTCGGCGACGACGACCCCGTGGACCTGGTCGCGGGCGCGCTCACCGCCCGGGTGCGGATGTTGCAGACGATCCGTGACCTGCACGCGGGTGGTGTCGACGCCTTCGTGGAGTGCGGCGAATGGCCGGTCGTCACCAAGTTCGTCGAGGCGTCCGTCCCGGGTGTGAGGTGTGTGGTTCCGCTGAGCGAGGGTGATCCGTTCGAGGCGGTGCGATCGTTGGCCGCCGGTCCGTCCCGGGGTGGGCTGTTCCGCGAGCGGGTGCCCGCGCCGCCCGCGCCTTCCGCCAACGGTCGCGCCGCTCACGTGAGCGCACCAGCGGCCGCCGCGACGGTCACCCTCCCCGCCCTGCCCCCGAGGCGGTCCGCCGGTGTTTCCGCGCCGACGCCTCCCGTGGCGTACGAGAACCCCGCCGCCGACCCGGCGCTCACGACTGCGGCGCCGGCGGTCCCCGCTGCCGTGCCGGCCGCCTCGGCGCCCGGCGGGCTCGACTACGACGCGGTACTGGACGAACTGCGAGTGCTCTACGGCGACTTCCTGGGATATCCGCCGGATCTGCTCGGTGCGGACGACGGCCTGGAGTCAGAGTTGGGAGTGGAGTCGCTCAAGCAGGTGGCCCTGCTCGGGCGGGTGTCCGATCGGTTCGACCTTCCCGATCTACGGGCGGACACCTCCCTGTTGACCCTCGCCACCCTGCGCCGGATCGCGGAGACCGTGGTGCGCGCTCGGGCGGAGGTTGCCGCACGATGA
- a CDS encoding AAA family ATPase: MRATRRRRPATSALPVTNIQSIPGRRCVLPRRGGSDLRDAPHPRESPLPCTPSIDGHPFPSLAQHLEAARNRAFVGRARELALFRRALAGEAGSLSVLLLHGLAGVGKSSLLRQFAVDARSAGRTVVEISGRVGSSPAAFELAAAEMFTRDNAVLLVDDFERCQVLEGWLRDHFLPRLPVGALTVFAGRRAPAPVWETDPGWAEVVRVVRLEDLSREDAVALLGSRGVPYEPLLAFAGGHPLALALVAEVALQSAPSAGELPAQEVYSKLVEHLVGDLPSAAHRHALEVCCHARATTEELLRAAVPGEDAATLFAWLRRLPSVEAGPEGVAPHDVVRGAVDADLRWRDPQRYAAMHGRIRDHLLKRAVEARGADRIGAVAPIMYLYRSGGFLGDLVTWGNRSEVHEEELRSKDHTAVARMAERAEGARSAAIVRLWLARQPAAFRLYRRPGTGEMVGFSTWLTLRDPDEKELRADPVLAAVWGHIHAVGALRPGEHVGIARFMVSSEPHPRPSPVMDSMVLRIAEEVLLVRGAVWSFITSADPDLARSTTAHGPFRPTGTDVVVGRHTHRIFGHDWRAEPLEYALDHTGPSRNLRPMAQSSACAHKTTIMARPEFDEAVREALRCWHRPDALARNPLSRSGLLADAGSSLRDALERAIDTLGGDPRSVKAHRALTVTFVDGAPTQEAAARRVELPFSTYRRHLTLGIRHVSELLWHQVMRSVSPAASVVARS, from the coding sequence ATGCGGGCTACTCGTCGGCGCCGGCCGGCCACGTCCGCCCTTCCGGTCACGAACATCCAGAGCATCCCGGGCCGGCGGTGCGTCTTGCCGCGTCGCGGCGGATCCGACCTGCGCGATGCCCCTCATCCACGGGAGTCCCCATTGCCATGCACGCCATCCATCGACGGACACCCGTTCCCCAGTCTCGCCCAACATCTCGAGGCCGCCCGCAACCGCGCCTTCGTCGGGAGGGCGAGGGAGTTGGCGTTGTTTCGACGCGCGCTCGCAGGTGAGGCGGGCTCGTTGTCCGTCCTGTTGCTCCATGGGCTCGCGGGTGTCGGCAAGTCGTCCCTGTTAAGGCAGTTCGCCGTCGACGCACGCTCGGCCGGACGGACCGTGGTCGAGATCAGCGGGCGCGTCGGCTCGTCGCCCGCGGCGTTCGAACTCGCCGCCGCGGAGATGTTCACGCGCGACAACGCGGTGCTGCTGGTCGACGACTTCGAGCGCTGTCAGGTCCTGGAGGGCTGGCTGCGGGACCACTTCCTGCCCCGGTTGCCGGTCGGGGCGCTGACCGTCTTCGCCGGGCGCCGGGCCCCCGCGCCGGTCTGGGAGACCGACCCGGGCTGGGCCGAAGTGGTGCGTGTGGTGCGGCTCGAGGACCTGTCGCGTGAGGATGCCGTAGCGCTGTTGGGGTCGCGTGGCGTGCCGTATGAGCCGTTGCTCGCGTTCGCCGGCGGGCATCCGCTGGCACTCGCCCTCGTCGCCGAGGTCGCCCTCCAGTCCGCGCCGTCCGCAGGCGAACTCCCGGCGCAGGAGGTGTACTCCAAGCTGGTGGAGCACCTGGTCGGCGATCTGCCGTCCGCGGCTCATCGGCATGCCCTGGAAGTCTGCTGCCACGCTCGGGCCACGACGGAGGAACTGCTCAGGGCCGCGGTGCCGGGCGAGGACGCGGCGACTCTCTTCGCCTGGCTTCGTCGGCTGCCTTCCGTGGAGGCGGGGCCGGAGGGCGTGGCCCCGCACGATGTCGTGCGGGGCGCCGTGGACGCGGATCTGCGCTGGCGTGATCCACAGCGCTACGCCGCCATGCACGGCCGGATCCGCGATCACCTGCTGAAGCGTGCCGTCGAGGCACGCGGCGCGGATCGGATCGGCGCCGTCGCGCCGATCATGTATCTGTACCGGAGCGGCGGCTTCCTGGGCGACCTCGTCACGTGGGGGAACCGAAGTGAGGTCCACGAAGAGGAACTGCGATCAAAGGACCACACAGCGGTCGCGCGGATGGCGGAGCGGGCGGAAGGGGCCCGTTCCGCCGCGATCGTACGGCTCTGGCTGGCCCGGCAACCGGCGGCGTTTCGCCTGTACCGGCGCCCCGGCACGGGGGAAATGGTCGGATTCTCGACCTGGTTGACGCTCCGTGACCCCGACGAGAAGGAGTTGCGCGCGGATCCGGTCTTGGCGGCGGTGTGGGGCCACATCCACGCGGTGGGCGCGCTACGTCCGGGGGAGCACGTGGGGATCGCACGATTCATGGTCTCGTCGGAGCCTCACCCTCGGCCTTCACCCGTCATGGACTCGATGGTGCTGCGGATCGCGGAGGAAGTGCTGCTCGTCAGGGGAGCGGTCTGGTCGTTCATCACCTCGGCCGACCCCGACCTTGCGAGATCGACCACGGCTCACGGCCCCTTTCGCCCGACGGGAACCGACGTGGTCGTCGGCCGCCACACGCACCGGATCTTCGGGCACGACTGGCGGGCCGAGCCGCTGGAGTACGCCCTCGACCACACCGGGCCTTCCCGGAACCTGCGCCCGATGGCGCAGTCGTCCGCCTGCGCGCACAAAACGACCATCATGGCGCGGCCGGAGTTCGACGAGGCCGTTCGCGAGGCGCTGCGGTGCTGGCATCGACCCGATGCCCTGGCCCGCAATCCTCTGTCGCGCAGCGGGTTGCTCGCCGACGCGGGCAGCTCCCTCCGGGACGCACTCGAGCGGGCGATCGACACCCTCGGCGGCGACCCCAGAAGTGTGAAGGCGCACCGAGCCCTGACCGTGACGTTCGTGGACGGCGCACCCACACAGGAAGCCGCCGCGAGGCGGGTGGAGTTGCCGTTCAGCACCTACCGCAGACACCTCACCCTCGGCATCCGGCACGTCAGCGAACTCCTCTGGCACCAGGTGATGCGGAGCGTTTCCCCCGCCGCGTCGGTCGTCGCCCGGTCCTGA
- a CDS encoding DUF5988 family protein: MNTGAVPAHPDNELRVALTGGFPEMPSMLVVAGPDIPDKVSIEFRNGREHYEYTGGVLDLDGASLPLFRWSYSTRIAE; the protein is encoded by the coding sequence ATGAACACTGGCGCCGTTCCGGCGCATCCGGACAACGAGCTACGGGTGGCTCTGACGGGCGGGTTTCCCGAGATGCCGTCGATGCTCGTGGTGGCGGGACCCGATATACCGGACAAGGTATCCATAGAATTCCGAAACGGTCGTGAACACTACGAGTACACCGGCGGCGTGTTGGACCTGGATGGCGCGAGTCTGCCGCTCTTCCGGTGGAGCTACTCCACGAGGATCGCCGAATAA